Proteins co-encoded in one Pseudophryne corroboree isolate aPseCor3 chromosome 1, aPseCor3.hap2, whole genome shotgun sequence genomic window:
- the LOC134897660 gene encoding uncharacterized protein LOC134897660, with protein MTLPTMLLYVTVLIASLHASNLTSYPPSPTFSVSPSSNLYKKGQKVTMMCSPPNNSDVMEIIFYKDNKLIHTNEQQGAKNNTMMSLSNKEDEGNYHCGYTVNNNGTPKLSITSNTVFIRMSGYPPSPTFSVSPSSNLYNKGQKVTMMCSPPNNSDVMEIIFYKDNKLIHTNEQQGAKNNTMMSLSNKEDEGNYHCGYTVNNNGTPKLSITSNTVFIRMSDSIPYWSYYMAGGSLFLSASAAVAFLLFRRAQKKKAENLVSTSHVKEDDLYSEITLHPFLENEKHSSTEVPKRINANSKDHAAKSFKTFPPLDLLSPPDKEIEVLHTYSEIDHYTSGKKSALLTDSYITIYSTAQALDPLPFVYQTVVKKTT; from the exons CCAGTCTCCATGCCTCAAATTTGACAA GTTATCCACCTTCTCCCACCTTCTCTGTGAGTCCATCAAGCAATCTGTACAAGAAGGGGCAGAAGGTCACTATGATGTGTTCCCCTCCTAATAACAGTGATGTTATGGAAATCATTTTTTACAAGGATAATAAACTAATACACACAAATGAACAACAAGGGGCAAAGAATAATACTATGATGTCTCTATCCAACAAAGAGGATGAAGGAAATTATCACTGTGGGTATACGGTGAATAATAATGGAACACCAAAATTATCGATTACTAGTAATACAGTGTTCATAAGAATGTCTG GTTATCCACCTTCTCCCACCTTCTCTGTGAGTCCATCAAGCAATCTGTACAATAAGGGGCAGAAGGTCACTATGATGTGTTCCCCTCCTAATAACAGTGATGTTATGGAAATCATTTTTTACAAGGATAATAAACTAATACACACAAATGAACAACAAGGGGCAAAGAATAATACCATGATGTCTCTATCCAACAAAGAGGATGAAGGAAATTATCACTGTGGGTATACGGTGAATAATAATGGAACACCAAAATTATCGATTACTAGTAATACAGTGTTCATAAGAATGTCTG ATTCCATACCATACTGGAGCTATTACATGGCAGGTGGCAGCTTATTTTTGTCAGCATCGGCTGCTGTAGCTTTCTTGCTGTTTAGGAGAGCTCAGAAAA AGAAGGCCGAAAACTTAGTATCAACATCACAT GTAAAAGAAGATGATTTATATTCAGAAATCACCCTACATCCATTCCTAGAAAATGAAAAACATTCATCAACAGAAGTTCCTAAAAGAATAAATGCCAATTCAAAGGACCATGCTGCTAAAAGCTTCAAAACATTTCCACCATTGGATCTACTCTCACCGCCAGACAAAGAGATTGAAGTGCTGCACACTTATTCAGAAATTGATCATTATACCAGCGGAAAAAAGAGCGCCTTATTAACAGACTCTTACATCACAATTTATTCTACTGCTCAGGCTCTGGATCCTTTGCCTTTTGTTTATCAGACTGTAGTTAAGAAAACAACTTAA